From the genome of Terriglobales bacterium, one region includes:
- a CDS encoding GspE/PulE family protein, whose amino-acid sequence MPEKKPLFVGGNGGKATESGGNEEVRARDLARRYRCEFVDLRNFHIQHELFRSIPVDMMFRYNFVPLEEAADGRLVIALADPSRLMMIDEIALLLGRRIVTKVGTLSQISDILKKTEQSQRVLDEASEGFTLDVIREDENGEETISIERLTAEGDISPIIRLVDTTIFTALQRRASDIHIETRDDSVIIKYRIDGVLQQAMQPIAREHHTTIISRIKVMSELDIAERRVPQDGRFRVKYSGRFIDFRVSIMPSVHGEDAVLRVLDKESMSEKFRQLTLDVVGFDEETLRRFRRYIAEPYGMVLVTGPTGSGKTTTLYAAVNEIKTDEDKIITIEDPVEYQIRGVTQIPVNEKKGLTFARGLRSILRHDPDKIMVGEIRDTETAQIAIQSALTGHLVFTTVHANNVVDVIGRFLNMGVEPYNFVSALNCILAQRLVRVICPACRQPKTYAADALEASGLDPKVWGKFPFYEGDGCLECAGTGFRGRTAIHELLDLSDRVREMILAKKPTSEIRRAAREEGMHFLRESALDKVKAGVTTLKEINKVTFIETTR is encoded by the coding sequence ATGCCTGAGAAGAAACCACTGTTCGTGGGCGGCAACGGCGGCAAGGCCACCGAGAGTGGAGGCAACGAAGAGGTGCGGGCGCGCGACCTGGCCCGCCGCTACCGCTGCGAGTTCGTGGACCTGCGCAATTTTCACATCCAGCACGAACTCTTCCGCTCCATCCCCGTGGACATGATGTTCCGCTACAACTTCGTCCCCCTGGAGGAAGCCGCGGACGGCCGGCTGGTCATCGCCCTCGCCGATCCCAGCCGGCTGATGATGATCGACGAGATCGCGCTGCTGCTCGGCCGGCGCATCGTGACCAAGGTGGGAACGCTCTCGCAGATCAGCGACATCCTCAAGAAGACCGAGCAGTCGCAGCGCGTGCTGGACGAGGCCAGCGAGGGCTTCACCCTGGACGTTATCCGCGAAGACGAGAACGGCGAGGAGACCATCTCCATCGAGCGGCTGACCGCCGAAGGCGACATCAGCCCCATCATCCGCCTGGTCGACACCACCATCTTCACCGCCTTGCAGCGGCGCGCCAGCGACATCCACATCGAGACCCGCGACGACTCCGTCATCATCAAGTACCGCATCGACGGAGTGCTGCAGCAGGCCATGCAGCCCATCGCCCGCGAGCACCACACCACCATCATCTCCCGCATCAAGGTGATGAGCGAGCTCGACATCGCCGAGCGCCGCGTGCCCCAGGACGGCCGCTTCCGCGTGAAGTACAGCGGCCGCTTCATCGACTTCCGCGTCTCCATCATGCCCTCCGTCCACGGCGAGGACGCCGTCCTGCGCGTGCTCGACAAAGAGTCCATGAGCGAGAAGTTCCGCCAGCTCACCCTGGATGTGGTGGGCTTCGACGAAGAGACCCTGCGCCGCTTCCGCCGCTACATCGCCGAGCCCTACGGCATGGTGCTGGTCACCGGGCCCACCGGCAGCGGCAAGACCACCACCCTGTACGCCGCCGTGAACGAGATCAAGACCGACGAGGACAAGATCATCACCATCGAGGACCCGGTCGAGTACCAGATCCGCGGCGTCACCCAGATCCCGGTGAACGAGAAGAAGGGCCTGACCTTCGCCCGCGGCCTGCGCTCCATCCTGCGCCACGACCCCGACAAGATCATGGTGGGTGAGATCCGCGACACCGAGACCGCACAGATCGCCATCCAGTCCGCTCTGACCGGCCACCTGGTCTTCACCACCGTCCACGCCAACAACGTGGTGGACGTGATCGGGCGCTTCCTCAACATGGGAGTCGAGCCCTACAATTTCGTCTCGGCGCTCAACTGCATCCTGGCGCAGCGGCTGGTGCGCGTCATCTGCCCCGCCTGCCGTCAACCCAAGACCTACGCCGCAGACGCGCTGGAAGCCAGCGGCCTCGATCCCAAGGTCTGGGGCAAGTTCCCCTTCTATGAAGGCGACGGCTGCCTGGAGTGCGCCGGCACCGGCTTCCGTGGCCGCACCGCGATCCACGAACTGCTGGACCTGAGCGACCGCGTGCGAGAGATGATCCTGGCCAAGAAGCCGACCTCCGAGATCCGCCGCGCCGCCCGCGAAGAGGGCATGCACTTCCTGCGCGAGTCCGCGCTCGACAAGGTC